One window from the genome of Castellaniella sp. MT123 encodes:
- a CDS encoding iron ABC transporter permease has product MAAAALAVLSPVLALIGQATQGAGTHWGHLLQFVLPGVVGQTLLLLAGVGLLATALGVGGAWLVTAYDFPGRAVLSWGLLLPLSVPTYIVAYAYLDILHPIGPVQETVRALLGYSSPREFRLPDLRSLPGAIVLLAFVLYPYVYLTTRSMFANQAAHLIEAAHLLGHGPWATFRRVALPMARPAIAVGLCLVLLETLNDIGASEFLGIQTLTVAVYTTWVTRSDLAGAAQIALVTLALVTIVIAVERHGRRRLRYTSGRRGAPIHRRRLHGPAGWLATALGLAPIVVGFVAPAGYLLALALERVGAGQLPSPALLHAGGQTLAVSAVATIATLGIGLIVVWSRRIMHHAPDWLRGVPRLATLGYALPGTVLAIGLLFPLMAMERGLSLLREASGLDPTGLILLGTPAALTLAYVIRFLTIPVGTLEAGLDRIPPSFEQAARLLGENIHGTLRRVHLPLLRPALAASALLVFVDAMKELSATLLLRPMNFDTLATWLYAEAARGTYEEGAIAALGIVAAGLIPVIILARLLDRPAS; this is encoded by the coding sequence ATGGCCGCAGCTGCGCTGGCGGTGCTGTCCCCGGTTCTGGCGCTCATCGGCCAAGCCACCCAGGGTGCCGGGACGCATTGGGGCCACCTGCTGCAGTTCGTGCTGCCAGGTGTGGTGGGCCAGACCCTGCTGCTGCTGGCGGGCGTCGGTCTGCTGGCCACGGCTCTGGGCGTCGGCGGCGCCTGGCTGGTGACGGCCTACGACTTTCCGGGACGCGCAGTCCTGTCCTGGGGTCTGCTGTTGCCGCTGTCGGTCCCCACCTACATCGTCGCCTACGCCTATCTCGACATCCTGCACCCGATCGGTCCGGTCCAGGAGACGGTCCGCGCCCTGCTGGGTTACTCGAGTCCCCGGGAATTCCGGCTACCGGACTTGCGCAGCCTGCCAGGGGCAATCGTGCTGCTGGCCTTCGTGCTGTACCCCTACGTCTATCTGACAACCCGCAGCATGTTCGCCAATCAGGCCGCACACCTGATCGAGGCCGCCCACCTGCTCGGCCACGGCCCCTGGGCCACCTTCCGGCGCGTGGCCCTGCCCATGGCCCGGCCAGCCATCGCCGTCGGTCTTTGCCTGGTGCTGCTGGAAACGCTGAACGACATCGGCGCCTCCGAGTTCCTGGGCATACAGACGCTGACCGTAGCGGTCTATACCACCTGGGTGACCCGCTCGGACCTGGCGGGCGCGGCACAGATCGCATTGGTGACCCTGGCGCTGGTGACCATCGTGATCGCCGTCGAGCGTCACGGACGCCGACGCCTGCGCTACACCAGCGGGCGGCGCGGCGCGCCGATTCATCGACGCCGCCTGCACGGCCCGGCCGGATGGCTGGCAACCGCACTGGGCCTGGCGCCGATCGTGGTCGGCTTTGTCGCGCCTGCCGGTTACCTGCTCGCACTCGCGCTCGAACGCGTGGGCGCCGGCCAGTTGCCCTCGCCCGCCCTGTTGCATGCCGGCGGGCAAACACTCGCCGTATCCGCCGTTGCCACCATCGCCACCCTGGGCATCGGACTGATCGTCGTCTGGAGCCGACGCATCATGCACCACGCCCCCGACTGGCTACGGGGGGTCCCCCGGCTGGCGACCCTGGGCTACGCGCTGCCGGGCACCGTCCTGGCAATCGGCCTGCTGTTCCCTCTGATGGCGATGGAGCGTGGCCTGTCCCTGCTGCGTGAGGCAAGCGGTCTGGACCCCACCGGGCTGATCCTGCTGGGCACCCCGGCGGCGCTGACACTGGCCTACGTGATCCGCTTCCTGACGATCCCGGTGGGCACCCTGGAAGCGGGGCTCGACCGGATCCCGCCGTCATTCGAGCAAGCCGCCCGCCTGCTGGGCGAGAACATCCACGGCACGCTGCGGCGTGTCCACCTGCCGTTGCTGCGCCCGGCCCTGGCGGCCTCGGCGCTGCTGGTCTTCGTGGATGCGATGAAGGAACTGTCCGCCACCCTGCTGCTACGGCCCATGAATTTCGATACGTTGGCGACCTGGCTGTACGCAGAGGCGGCCCGCGGCACCTACGAGGAAGGCGCCATCGCCGCCCTGGGCATCGTCGCGGCCGGCCTGATTCCCGTGATCATCCTGGCCCGTCTGCTCGACCGCCCGGCATCCTGA
- a CDS encoding Fe(3+) ABC transporter substrate-binding protein, which produces MTPRSRLQFFTRRLPLLAATTSLLIGSVALAAEVNLYTSREPKLVEPLLAAFSTDTGVKVNTVFVKDGLLERVRAEGAQSPADVLMTVDIGNLLDLVDAGVTQPVRSNVLDAAIPANLRATDGQWFTLSLRDRVAYVAKDLDVQTFNYEDLADPHWKGKVCIRSGQHPYNTALIAAMIAHDGVKATEQWLRGVKANLGRADTGGDRDVARDILGGICDVGIANAYYAGHMKNAAPGSDARRWGDAIRVIRPTFKNSQGTHVNISGASVARHAPHRTEAVQLLEYLVSDKAQSLYAQANYEYPVKPGVKLDPTVKSFGPLHIDTLPLTEIARHRKQASELVDRAGLGQ; this is translated from the coding sequence ATGACACCTCGTTCACGTCTCCAGTTCTTCACGCGCCGGTTGCCCCTGCTGGCCGCAACCACGTCCCTGCTGATCGGTAGCGTCGCGTTGGCCGCTGAAGTCAATCTATACACGTCGCGCGAACCGAAACTGGTCGAGCCCCTGCTGGCGGCATTCTCGACGGACACGGGGGTCAAGGTCAATACGGTGTTCGTCAAGGATGGCCTGCTGGAGCGAGTCCGTGCCGAAGGCGCGCAGTCGCCGGCCGACGTCCTGATGACGGTGGACATCGGCAACCTGCTGGATCTGGTCGACGCGGGCGTGACCCAACCAGTCCGGTCCAACGTGCTGGACGCCGCGATTCCGGCCAATCTGCGCGCGACCGACGGTCAGTGGTTCACCCTGTCGCTACGCGACCGGGTCGCTTACGTCGCAAAGGATCTGGACGTACAGACCTTCAACTACGAAGACCTGGCCGATCCGCACTGGAAGGGCAAGGTCTGCATCCGTTCCGGCCAGCATCCGTACAATACCGCGCTGATCGCCGCCATGATCGCCCATGACGGTGTCAAGGCGACCGAACAATGGCTGCGCGGCGTCAAAGCCAACCTGGGACGCGCGGACACCGGTGGCGATCGCGACGTGGCGCGCGACATCCTGGGCGGGATCTGCGACGTCGGCATCGCCAACGCCTATTACGCCGGGCACATGAAAAATGCGGCCCCAGGCTCCGATGCCCGCCGCTGGGGCGACGCAATCCGTGTGATCCGCCCGACCTTCAAGAATTCCCAGGGCACCCACGTGAATATTTCCGGCGCGTCGGTGGCGCGCCACGCACCGCACCGCACCGAGGCCGTCCAGTTGCTGGAATACCTGGTCTCCGACAAGGCTCAGAGTCTCTACGCCCAGGCCAACTACGAATATCCGGTCAAACCTGGCGTGAAACTGGACCCGACGGTCAAGAGCTTCGGACCGCTGCATATCGATACCCTGCCCCTGACTGAAATCGCCCGCCATCGGAAACAGGCCAGCGAGCTCGTCGACCGGGCCGGCCTTGGCCAGTAG